In the genome of Polaribacter sp. MED152, one region contains:
- a CDS encoding SDR family NAD(P)-dependent oxidoreductase, with product MKTAFITGATSGIGKATAQLFAKNNIRLVLCGRRTERLQELKSELSKQTEVTTLQFDVSKKEEAQSAIASLPENFKNIDILINNAGNAHGLATIQEGSIDDWDAMLDINVKGLLYVTKAILPTMIKNNSGFIVNIGSTAGKDVYKNGNVYCASKFAVNALNKSMRLDLNDYNIRVSAIHPGLVETEFSDVRFKGDTERAKTVYSGYKALQAEDIADIINFVVTRPYHVNIEDLIVYPTAQASATMINKN from the coding sequence ATGAAAACAGCTTTTATAACAGGTGCAACCTCAGGTATAGGTAAAGCAACCGCTCAGCTTTTTGCTAAAAATAATATTAGATTAGTTCTTTGTGGACGAAGAACAGAAAGACTTCAAGAATTAAAGTCTGAATTAAGTAAGCAAACAGAAGTTACTACTTTGCAATTTGATGTTTCAAAAAAGGAAGAAGCACAATCAGCAATAGCATCTTTACCAGAGAACTTTAAGAATATCGATATTTTAATAAATAATGCAGGGAATGCTCATGGTTTAGCTACCATTCAAGAAGGTAGTATAGACGATTGGGATGCAATGTTAGACATTAACGTAAAAGGATTACTGTATGTAACCAAAGCAATTTTACCAACTATGATTAAAAATAATAGTGGTTTTATTGTAAATATTGGCTCTACAGCAGGTAAAGATGTTTATAAGAATGGTAATGTATATTGTGCATCTAAATTTGCTGTAAACGCTTTAAATAAGTCTATGAGGTTAGATTTAAACGATTACAATATTAGAGTATCTGCCATTCATCCTGGTTTGGTAGAAACAGAATTTTCTGATGTTCGTTTTAAAGGAGATACTGAGAGAGCTAAAACCGTTTATTCTGGCTACAAAGCTTTACAAGCAGAAGATATTGCAGATATTATCAACTTTGTAGTTACAAGGCCATATCATGTAAATATAGAAGATTTAATAGTGTATCCAACAGCACAAGCCAGTGCAACAATGATTAATAAAAATTAG